The Athene noctua chromosome 23, bAthNoc1.hap1.1, whole genome shotgun sequence genome window below encodes:
- the PACSIN1 gene encoding protein kinase C and casein kinase substrate in neurons protein 1: protein MSGSYDETAAAVEETTDSFWEVGNYKRTVKRIDDGHRLCNDLMNCVHERAKIEKSYAQQLTDWSKRWRQLIEKGPQYGSLEKAWGAIMTEADKVSELHQDVKNSLLNDDFEKVKNWQKDAYHKQIMGGFKEAKEAEDGFRKAQKPWAKKLKELETAKKAYHLACKEEKLAMTREANSKAEQSNTPEQQKKLQDKVEKCKQDVQKTQEKYEKVLDELNKCTPQYIESMEQVFEQCQQFEEKRLNFLKEVLLDIKRHLNLAESSSYANVYRELEQTIRLSDAQEDLRWFRSSSGPGMPMNWPQFEEWNPDLTHTITRKEKQKKGEGVTLTNASSAGETGAPAGERGSVSSHDRGQTYSAEWSDDEGSNSFNTSEANGGTNPFDEESAGKGVRVRALYDYDGQEQDELSFKAGDELTKLGEEDEQGWCKGRLDNGQLGLYPANYVEAI from the exons ATGTCGGGTTCCTACGACGAGACGGCAGCAGCCGTGGAGGAAACAACCGACAGCTTCTGGGAG GTGGGGAACTACAAGCGCACAGTGAAGCGGATCGACGACGGGCACAGGCTCTGCAATGATCTCATGAACTGCGTGCACGAGCGGGCCAAGATCGAGAAGTCCTACGCCCAGCAGCTCACCGACTGGTCCAAGCGGTGGAGGCAGCTCATCGAGAAAG gtccccagtaCGGCAGCCTGGAGAAGGCGTGGGGTGCCATCATGACGGAGGCGGACAAGGTGAGCGAGCTGCACCAGGACGTGAAGAACAGCCTGCTGAACGACGACTTCGAGAAGGTCAAGAACTGGCAAAAGGACGCCTACCACAAGCAGATCATGGGAGGCTTCAAGGAGGCCAAGGAGGCTGAGGACGGCTTCCGGAAAGCCCAGAAGCCCTGGGCCAAGAAGCTCAAGGAG CTGGAGACAGCCAAGAAAGCCTACCACCTGGCATGCAAGGAGGAGAAGCTGGCGATGACCCGGGAAGCCAACAGCAAGGCAGAGCAGTCCAACACCCCCGAGCAGCAGAAGAAACTCCAGGACAAAGTGGAAAAGTGCAAGCAAGATGTGCAAAAG ACTCAGGAGAAGTACGAGAAGGTGCTGGATGAGCTGAACAAGTGCACCCCGCAGTACATCGAGAGCATGGAGCAGGTCTTTGAGCAGTGCCAGCAGTTTGAGGAGAAGAGGCTCAACTTCCTCAAGGAAGTGCTCCTGGACATCAAGAGGCACCTGAACCTGGCCGAGAGCAGCAG CTACGCCAACGTCTACCGGGAGCTGGAACAAACCATCCGCCTCTCGGATGCGCAGGAGGATCTCCGGTGGTTCCGCAGCTCCAGCGGCCCTGGGATGCCCATGAACTGGCCCCAGTTTGAG GAGTGGAACCCCGACCTGACACACACGATAACAcggaaggagaagcagaagaaggGCGAGGGGGTGACCCTGACCAACGCCAGCAGCGCGGGCGAGACGGGGGCACCGGCGGGCGAGCGTGGGAG CGTGAGCAGCCACGACCGTGGGCAGACTTACAGTGCCGAGTGGTCCGACGACGAAGGCAGCAACTCCTTCAACACCAGCGAGGCCAATGGAGGCACCAACCCCTTCGACGAGGAGTCAGCAGGGAAGGGCGTGCGGGTGCGGGCTCTGTACGACTACGACGGGCAGGAGCAGGACGAGCTCAGCTTCAAAGCAG GTGATGAACTAACCAAACTCGGTGAAGAAGACGAGCAAGGATGGTGCAAAGGGCGCTTGGACAACGGGCAGCTAGGTCTCTA
- the RPS10 gene encoding small ribosomal subunit protein eS10, which produces MLMPKKNRIAIYELLFKEGVMVAKKDVHMPKHPELVDKNVPNLHVMKAMQSLKSRGYVKEQFAWRHFYWYLTNEGIQYLRDYLHLPPEIVPATLRRSRPETGRPRPKGLEGERPARLTRGEADRDTYRRSAVPPGADKKAEAGAGAATEFQFRGGFGRGRGQPPQ; this is translated from the exons ATGTTGATGCCCAAGAAAAACCGAATTGCCATCTACGAACTCCTTTTTAAGGAGGGAGTGATGGTGGCCAAGAAAGATGTCCACATGCCGAAGCACCCTGAGCTCGTCGACAAGAACGTGCCCAACCTCCATGTCATGAAAGCCATGCAG TCTCTGAAATCCCGTGGTTATGTGAAAGAGCAGTTTGCGTGGAGGCATTTCTACTGGTATCTGACCAACGAGGGCATCCAGTACCTGCGCGATTACCTTCACCTCCCCCCTGAGATCGTCCCCGCAACCTTGCGCCGCAGCCGTCCGGAGACTGGCAGACCACGACCCAAAG GTCTGGAAGGTGAACGCCCTGCGCGTCTCACTCGGGGAGAAGCTGACAGGGACACGTACAGACGCAGTGCTGTTCCAC ctGGCGCTGACAAGAAGGCTGAGGCTGGTGCTGGAGCAGCCACTGAATTCCAATTT AGAGGTGGATTTGGTCGTGGACGTGGTCAGCCTCCTCAGTAG